One Coffea arabica cultivar ET-39 chromosome 5e, Coffea Arabica ET-39 HiFi, whole genome shotgun sequence DNA segment encodes these proteins:
- the LOC113687488 gene encoding tabersonine 16-hydroxylase 2-like, with protein MDDVAIFLSGFNITDMYPSFKILERITRIRHKLERLHKQIDEVVENILNEHRVKRAESTPGYGEAKQDLVDVLLNIQQSGEFGVPLTDNNIKAVIFEMYFAGVETSSTTMAWAMAEMIKNPRLLKISQNEVRQIYGEMGNVDESRLHELKYLQAVIKEAMRLHPAASLLLPRECSEQCEIQGYEIPVKTRVFINAWAIGRDPDYWTEPEKFIPERFLDSEINFKGKTFNYIPFGAGRRMCPGISFALPNIELLLAQLLYHFDWKLPGDLEQEQLDMTEVFGVTVRPKQDLLLIPTPYHPSSL; from the exons ATGGACGATGTTGCGATATTTCTGTCAGGGTTCAATATCACGGACATGTACCCTTCTTTCAAGATTCTCGAAAGAATTACTCGAATTAGGCATAAACTGGAGAGGCTACACAAACAGATTGATGAAGTAGTTGAAAACATTCTCAATGAGCACAGAGTCAAAAGAGCAGAATCAACACCTGGTTATGGAGAAGCAAAGCAGGATCTAGTTGACGTTCTTCTAAATATCCAACAATCTGGGGAATTTGGAGTTCCACTTACTGACAATAACATCAAGGCAGTCATATTT GAAATGTACTTTGCCGGCGTGGAGACGTCGTCAACAACTATGGCGTGGGCAATGGCTGAAATGATTAAAAACCCAAGACtactaaaaatatcccaaaatgaAGTACGACAAATTTATGGTGAAATGGGCAATGTTGATGAGTCGCGATTGCATGAATTGAAATACTTGCAAGCAGTTATTAAAGAAGCTATGAGATTGCACCCTGCTGCTTCACTGTTACTTCCAAGGGAATGTAGTGAACAATGTGAAATCCAGGGATATGAAATCCCGGTCAAAACCAGAGTCTTTATCAATGCCTGGGCAATTGGTCGAGATCCAGACTATTGGACTGAACCTGAGAAATTCATTCCAGAGCGATTTCTTGATTCTGAAATCAATTTCAAGGGAAAAACTTTTAATTACATACCATTTGGAGCAGGAAGAAGGATGTGCCCTGGCATATCATTTGCTCTTCCTAACATCGAGCTACTTCTTGCTCAACTGCTCTACCACTTCGATTGGAAGCTCCCTGGTGACTTAGAACAAGAACAACTAGACATGACTGAGGTATTTGGCGTCACAGTCAGGCCAAAGCAGGATCTCCTCTTGATTCCCACTCCTTACCACCCTTCTTCTCTCTGA
- the LOC113687819 gene encoding tabersonine 6,7-epoxidase, producing the protein MEIILFLFAFLLFCSLLTKLQKKTQPLKLPPGPRQLPIIGNIPQLFGSLPHRILRDLAMKHGPLMHLQLGELSTIIISSAEVAKEVMHEHDIIFASRPKLLAINIISYNATSIAFSPYGDYWRQLRKICTVELLSQKRVQTFRSIREEAVSNMIRAIALQEGSVVNLSKEVSSLTYSIIAQAAFGKKSNYQEEFISTAVDIVQLVSGFNLAEMYPSVKILERISGMRQKVERTHRRLDEILENILTEHREKRAQPGKGEGKEDLVDVLLNVQKSGEFGAPLTDSNLKAVILDIFSAGGETSSTAAQWTMLEMIKNPGVMRRAQEEIREVFGERGNVDESRIHELKYLQAVIKEAMRLHPPLPLLLPRECSKQCEIHGYEIPAKARVIINAWAIGRDPKHWTEPENFIPERFLDSEIDFRGTNFGYIPFGAGRRVCPGISFALPNVELMLAQLLYCFDWKLPGELKLQPLDMSERFGLAVRPKHDVQLIPISHNPSGKYNGKRTDP; encoded by the exons ATGGAGatcattcttttcctctttgcttttctccttttttgttCACTGTTAACCAAACTTCAAAAGAAAACCCAGCCTCTAAAACTGCCCCCAGGGCCAAGACAACTGCCCATCATTGGCAACATTCCTCAGCTCTTTGGCTCCCTCCCTCATCGAATTCTCAGAGACTTGGCCATGAAACATGGACCTTTGATGCACCTGCAGCTTGGTGAGCTGTCAACCATTATCATCTCATCAGCTGAGGTTGCAAAAGAGGTTATGCACGAACATGATATCATATTTGCTTCCAGACCCAAGCTCCTTGCAATCAATATAATTTCTTACAATGCCACCAGCATAGCCTTCTCCCCTTATGGAGATTACTGGAGACAATTGCGTAAAATTTGCACGGTGGAGCTTCTTAGTCAAAAACGTGTCCAAACATTTCGATCAATAAGGGAAGAGGCCGTATCAAATATGATCAGAGCAATTGCCTTACAAGAGGGATCAGTTGTTAACCTTAGCAAGGAGGTTTCATCACTGACATATAGCATCATTGCCCAGGCTGCTTTTGGTAAAAAAAGCAACTACCAAGAAGAGTTCATATCGACTGCGGTGGATATTGTACAACTTGTTTCAGGTTTCAATTTGGCAGAAATGTACCCTTCTGTCAAAATACTTGAAAGAATCAGTGGAATGAGACAAAAGGTAGAGAGGACACACAGACGGCTTGATGAAATACTCGAAAACATTCTCACAGAGCATAGAGAAAAAAGAGCACAACCAGGAAAGGGAGAAGGAAAGGAGGATCTTGTAGATGTTCTCCTAAACGTTCAGAAATCCGGAGAATTTGGGGCTCCCCTAACTGACAGCAACCTCAAAGCTGTTATCTTG GACATTTTCAGTGCTGGAGGTGAGACATCATCAACAGCAGCACAGTGGACAATGCTGGAGATGATAAAGAATCCTGGAGTTATGAGAAGAGCACAAGAAGAGATAAGAGAAGTATTTGGCGAAAGAGGAAATGTTGATGAATCACGAATTCATGAACTGAAATACTTGCAAGCAGTTATCAAAGAAGCCATGAGATTGCACCCTCCGCTTCCACTATTACTGCCAAGGGAATGTAGCAAACAATGTGAAATTCATGGATATGAAATCCCTGCCAAGGCTAGAGTGATCATTAACGCCTGGGCAATTGGTCGAGATCCCAAGCACTGGACTGAACCTGAGAATTTCATCCCAGAGCGATTTCTTGATTCTGAAATCGATTTCAGGGGTACAAATTTTGGCTACATACCATTTGGTGCTGGAAGAAGGGTATGTCCTGGCATATCATTTGCTCTGCCTAATGTTGAACTGATGCTTGCACAACTGCTGTATTGTTTTGATTGGAAGCTCCCTGGTGAACTGAAACTGCAACCATTAGACATGTCTGAGCGCTTTGGCCTGGCAGTTAGGCCAAAACATGATGTGCAATTGATTCCTATTTCTCATAATCCTTCTGGAAAGTACAACGGAAAAAGAACCGATCCTTGA
- the LOC113687487 gene encoding uncharacterized protein, giving the protein MSRSSRTGELVYDPEVEKAARRRRQETKRQKEGHLFAANESAEDEISMANNQTLRELAAPKLTHQPLCITFPALAENTAFELKSGLIQLLPSFHGLSGEEPHKHVKEFEVVCSSMKPPGVTEEQIRLRAFPFSLKDAAKDWLYYLPAGSITTWAQLKKKFLKKFFPASRAASLRKEICGIKQYPGESLYDYWERFNKLCTRCPQHQISEQLLIQYFYEGLQSTDRSIIDAASGGALANKTPREAWELIEAMAENSQQFGFRESNPPRRVNEVEISSLQQQMSELTSVVRQLAMRDTPRAKVCGICTSMDHLTDSCPMLQEDGAEQVNMAGGVPAPQRPYDPYSNTYNPGWRDHPNFSYGSRPQNAFSNRPPGFQQPWQHKSQPSSSSSGSSLEEIVKSLATTTTQLVTTTTQLQQETRSLTTNMAQLQQETRVLTMSTTQFQQDTKAGMKDMEARISQMATAINRLESHAYGKLPSQPEVNPRNVPKYAKFLKDLCVNKRKLRGDERVMVGENVSAVLQRKLPPKCGDPGMFAIPCKIGHSSIKNAMIDLGASINVMPKSIYDSLNLGLLKETGIIIQLADRTCAYPDGIVEDVLVQVDGLIFPADFYVLYMDDRSAPNPSPIILGRPFLSTAQTKIDVSKGTLTMEFDGEIVHFNIFDIMKHPVNSHSVFAMYTTNPSVQEFSKFAYRDKSKVAANKSYRVKAIHEVKMERKFRKKVALNGHVDPGGGPPITRKIQLHPD; this is encoded by the exons atgtCCCGTTCTTCTCGCACAGGTGAATTGGTATACGATCCTGAGGTAGAGAAGGCAGCGCGTAGGCGAAGGCAAGAGACCAAGAGGCAAAAAGAAGGGCACTTATTTGCTGCAAACGAGTCAGCGGAAGACGAAATAAGCATGGCCAACAACCAAACATTGAGGGAGCTGGCTGCCCCGAAGCTGACTCACCAGCCCTTATGCATCACATTCCCCGCTTTGGCTGAGAATACCGCTTTCGAATTGAAGTCGGGATTAATTCAACTCTTACCCTCGTTCCATGGTCTTTCTGGCGAAGAACCCCACAAGCACGTAAAGGAGTTCGAGGTGGTCTGCTCTAGTATGAAACCTCCTGGGGTCACTGAAGAGCAAATTAGACTGAGAGCCTTCCCGTTCTCTCTAAAAGATGCAGCTAAAGATTGGCTGTACTACCTACCAGCAGGTAGTATTACCACATGGGCGCAGctgaaaaagaaattcttgaaaaaattcTTCCCTGCATCCCGGGCTGCGAGTTTGAGGAAGGAGATCTGCGGCATTAAACAATACCCCGGTGAGTCCTTGTACGACTACTGGGAAAGGTTTAACAAGTTGTGCACTCGATGTCCGCAGCATCAAATTAGTGAGCAACTGTTAATCCAATACTTCTACGAAGGGCTCCAATCAACCGATAGAAGTATCATCGACGCTGCAAGTGGGGGAGCACTGGCAAACAAGACACCAAGGGAAGCGTGGGAGCTCATCGAAGCCATGGCAGAGAACTCCCAGCAATTTGGCTTCCGTGAGAGCAACCCTCCCCGTAGAGTCAACGAGGTAGAGATTTCATCCTTACAGCAGCAAATGTCAGAATTGACGTCAGTTGTTAGGCAATTAGCTATGAGAGACACGCCGCGAGCGAAGGTGTGTGGAATATGCACAAGCATGGACCACCTCACTGACTCATGCCCTATGTTGCAAGAGGATGGAGCTGAACAAGTGAACATGGCTGGAGGCGTGCCCGCGCCTCAAAGACCGTACGACCCATACTCCAACACGTACAACCCTGGTTGGAGAGATCACCCCAATTTCAGCTATGGTAGTAGGCCACAAAATGCATTCTCTAATCGGCCTCCAGGTTTTCAGCAACCTTGGCAACATAAGTCTCAACCCTCGTCCTCAAGCTCAGGGAGTTCTTTGGAAGAAATTGTCAAGAGTTTGGCCACGACTACCACTCAACTCGTCACGACCACCACTCAGCTCCAGCAAGAGACCAGGTCATTGACCACAAATATGGCTCAACTCCAGCAAGAAACTAGAGTCTTAACCATGAGCACCACTCAGTTCCAGCAGGACACAAAAGCAGGCATGAAGGATATGGAGGCTCGAATAAGCCAAATGGCAACTGCCATCAATCGCTTGGAGTCCCACGCTTATGGAAAGTTACCCTCACAACCTGAAGTAAATCCCAGGAAT GTACCCAAGTACGCAAAATTCTTGAAAGACTTGTGCGTTAACAAAAGGAAGCTAAGGGGTGATGAAAGAGTGATGGTGGGAGAGAATGTATCAGCTGTACTTCAGAGGAAACTCCCACCCAAATGcggagatccaggtatgtttGCTATCCCCTGTAAGATTGGTCATTCTAGTATCAAAAATGCCATGATAGATTTAGGAGCTTCTATTAATGTGATGCCTAAATCAATCTATGATTCCCTAAATTTAGGACTTTTAAAAGAAACGgggataataattcaattggctGATCGTACATGTGCTTATCCGGATGGGATAGTTGAGGATGTTTTAGTGCAAgtagatggattaatttttcctgctgatttttatgtgctttacATGGATGATAGAAGTGCCCCAAATCCATCACCCATTATATTAGGAAGACCATTTTTGAGTACTGCCCAGACTAAAATTGACGTTAGTAAGGGTACTCTCacgatggaatttgatggagaaatagtccactttaatatttttgatataATGAAACATCCTGTTAACTCTCATTCTGTGTTTGCTATGTATACCACTAATCCCTCTGTGCAAGAATTTTCTAAGTTTGCTTATAGGGATAAATCCAAGGTTGCTGCGAACAAGTCCTATAGGGTAAAAGCAATTCATGAGgtaaaaatggagagaaaatttaggaaaaaagtTGCACTCAATGGCCATGTGGATCCTGGAGGAGGGCCACCAATTACAAGGAAAATTCAATTACATCCAGACTGA
- the LOC113743327 gene encoding tabersonine 16-hydroxylase 2: MDLFFFLGAFFLFCLMLVKIVKKSKTLKLPPGPRKLPIIGNMHQLIGSQPHRILADLAKKYGPLMHLQLGEVSTVVVSSADAAKDILNTFDALFANRPTLLTSTILFYNNTDISFSPCGDYWRQLRKICTMELLTARRVQTFRSIREDEVLNMIKSISSQEGAVVNLTAKLRSLTLSITTLAAFGKRSKYHDEFLSLMDDVVMLMSGFNIMDMYPSFKILERITGIRHKLETLHKKIDEVLENILNEHRVKRAEWKPENGEAKQNLLDVLLNVQQSGEFGAPIADNNIKAVIFDIFSAGGETSPTTMGWTMAEMIKNPTVFRRAQDEVRQIYGEMGNVDESRLHELKYLHAVIKEALRLHPPGPFLLPRECSEKCEIQGYEIPVNTRILINAWAIGRDPQHWTEPEKFFPERFLDSEIDFKGTTFNYIPFGGGRRMCPGIAFALPVIELPLAQLLYHFDWKLPNNDLQQEQLDIAEDFGVVVRPKQDLLLIPIPYHHSSI; encoded by the exons AtggatcttttctttttcctaggTGCTTTTTTCCTCTTCTGTTTGATGTTAGTCAAAATTGTAAAGAAATCCAAGACTCTGAAGCTTCCACCAGGGCCAAGAAAATTGCCTATAATAGGCAACATGCATCAGCTTATCGGCTCACAGCCTCATCGAATCCTAGCAGACTTGGCCAAGAAATATGGACCCTTGATGCATCTTCAACTTGGTGAAGTTTCAACTGTAGTTGTATCTTCTGCAGATGCAGCAAAAGATATTCTGAATACATTTGATGCCTTATTTGCTAATAGGCCCACTCTTCTTACATCAACCATACTCTTTTACAATAATACTGATATTAGCTTTTCTCCATGCGGCGATTATTGGAGACAACTACGCAAGATTTGCACGATGGAGCTCCTAACTGCAAGGCGTGTCCAGACGTTCCGATCAATAAGGGAAGATGAAGTCTTAAATATGATCAAATCAATCTCTTCACAAGAGGGAGCAGTTGTCAATCTTACGGCTAAGTTGCGCTCTCTGACATTGAGCATCACTACTCTGGCTGCTTTTGGCAAGAGAAGTAAATACCATGACGAGTTCTTGTCACTTATGGACGATGTTGTGATGTTGATGTCAGGGTTTAACATCATGGACATGTACCCTTCTTTCAAGATTCTCGAGAGAATTACTGGAATTAGGCATAAGCTGGAGACGTTACACAAAAAGATTGATGAAGTACTTGAAAACATTCTCAATGAGCACAGAGTCAAAAGAGCAGAATGGAAACCTGAAAATGGAGAAGCAAAGCAGAATCTACTTGACGTTCTTCTAAATGTTCAACAATCTGGGGAATTTGGAGCTCCAATTGCCGACAATAATATCAAGGCAGTCATATTT GATATTTTTAGTGCTGGTGGGGAGACGTCGCCAACAACTATGGGATGGACGATGGCTGAAATGATTAAAAATCCAACAGTATTCAGAAGAGCACAAGATGAAGTACGACAAATTTATGGTGAAATGGGCAATGTTGATGAGTCGCGACTTCATGAATTGAAATACTTGCATGCCGTTATCAAAGAAGCTTTGAGATTGCACCCTCCTGGTCCATTTTTACTTCCCAGGGAATGCAGTGAGAAATGTGAAATTCAGGGATATGAAATCCCTGTCAACACAAGAATCCTTATTAATGCTTGGGCAATTGGTCGAGATCCGCAGCACTGGACAGAACCTGAGAAATTCTTCCCAGAGCGGTTTCTTGATTCTGAAATCGATTTCAAGGGAACAACTTTCAATTACATACCATTTGGTGGGGGAAGAAGGATGTGCCCTGGCATAGCATTTGCTCTTCCTGTCATCGAGCTACCTCTTGCTCAACTGCTCTACCACTTTGATTGGAAGCTCCCTAATAATGACCTGCAGCAAGAACAACTAGACATAGCTGAGGACTTTGGCGTCGTCGTCAGGCCAAAACAGGATCTGCTCTTGATTCCCATTCCTTACCATCATTCTTCTATCTGA
- the LOC113743649 gene encoding tabersonine 16-hydroxylase 2-like — protein sequence MEHFFFLCAFLFFILMLVKIARQSKPVKLPPGPKPLPIIGNIHQLIGSVPHKILADLGRKHGPLMYLKFGEVPTVIISSADVAKEFFTNYDRIFASRAYLLSASILNYNCTDIGFAPFGDYWRQLRKICTMELLSPRRVQSFRSIREKEVLNMIKSIALQEGSAVNLSKKISSVTYSITSLAAFGKGSKYHAKFMLVSDEALKLLGGFSLADMYPSVKVLERITGIRKRLEKVHKQVDEVLENILREHKVKRAEPKPGSGEEAKDQDLVDVLLKVQSSGEFGAQLTDNNLKAVIFDMFSGGGDTSSTTAEWAIAEMINNPRVMKRAQDEVRRIFGERGTVDESRIRDSTYLQAVIKETLRLHPPATLLPARECSERCEIYGYEIPVKTRVIVNVWAVGRDPNYWTDPEKFNPERFLDSQTDFRGTDFNYIPFGAGRRICPGISFALPNIELPLAQLLYHFDWKLPGAVVKQEQLDMSETFGLTTGRTQDLELLPIPYHPFSNNSVAC from the exons ATGGAGcatttctttttcctctgtgctttcctcttcttcatctTGATGCTAGTCAAAATTGCAAGGCAATCTAAGCCAGTTAAACTGCCACCAGGGCCAAAACCACTGCCTATAATAGGCAACATACATCAACTTATTGGCTCTGTACCTCATAAAATCCTAGCAGACTTGGGCAGAAAACATGGACCTCTTATGTACCTGAAGTTTGGTGAAGTCCCAACCGTCATCATCTCTTCTGCAGATGTTGCAAAAGAATTCTTCACTAACTATGATCGTATTTTTGCTTCTAGAGCCTATCTTCTTTCAGCCAGCATACTAAACTATAACTGTACCGATATTGGCTTTGCTCCCTTTGGAGATTATTGGAGACAACTCCGGAAGATTTGCACAATGGAGCTATTAAGTCCAAGGCGTGTCCAATCCTTCAGATCAATTAGGGAAAAAGAGGTTTTAAATATGATCAAGTCAATTGCTTTACAAGAGGGATCAGCCGTTAATCTTAGTAAAAAGATTTCATCAGTGACATACAGCATCACTTCCCTGGCCGCGTTTGGTAAAGGAAGCAAATACCATGCCAAATTCATGTTGGTTAGTGATGAAGCTTTGAAGCTTCTGGGAGGTTTCAGCTTAGCAGACATGTACCCTTCTgtcaaagttcttgaaagaatcACTGGAATTAGGAAAAGGCTGGAGAAGGTACACAAACAGGTCGATGAAGTACTGGAAAACATCCTCAGGGAGCACAAAGTTAAAAGAGCAGAACCAAAACCTGGAAGTGGAGAAGAAGCAAAGGATCAGGATCTGGTTGATGTTCTTCTCAAAGTTCAGAGTTCAGGAGAATTTGGAGCACAACTTACTGACAACAATCTCAAAGCAGTCATCTTT GACATGTTTAGTGGCGGTGGAGACACATCGTCAACTACTGCAGAGTGGGCAATTGCTGAAATGATTAACAATCCAAGAGTGATGAAAAGAGCACAAGATGAGGTACgtagaatttttggtgaaagaGGAACCGTAGATGAATCGCGAATTCGTGATTCAACATACTTACAAGCAGTCATCAAAGAAACACTTAGACTGCACCCTCCTGCTACACTTTTACCTGCAAGGGAATGCAGCGAACGATGCGAAATTTATGGATACGAAATCCCTGTTAAAACTAGAGTCATCGTCAATGTTTGGGCAGTTGGTCGAGATCCCAACTACTGGACCGATCCTGAGAAATTCAACCCCGAGAGGTTTCTTGATTCTCAAACTGATTTCAGAGGGACAGATTTTAATTACATACCATTTGGCGCTGGAAGAAGGATATGCCCTGGAATATCATTTGCTTTGCCTAATATTGAGCTACCTCTAGCACAATTGTTGTACCACTTTGATTGGAAGCTGCCAGGTGCAGTTGTGAAACAAGAACAACTGGACATGTCTGAGACCTTTGGCTTGACAACCGGTAGAACACAGGATTTGGAGTTGCTTCCAATTCCTTACCACCCTTTTTCTAATAATTCGGTGGCTTGTTAG